In the Caenorhabditis elegans chromosome X genome, one interval contains:
- the ZK899.1 gene encoding uncharacterized protein (Confirmed by transcript evidence), with protein sequence MWRADDDKPSTSTASARPPTSKHASVTNLERSKSSTSLFKRAISLQFLARKTDSLVDREKAAYIKMRYKDTAKYVIWPICRLPDKIEHPKHAPLVPTPHDPRAVLMEPDLEDHKSPYMPATINHVLRSDSEDSSDAEQVLEMTRCSSTESTSQC encoded by the exons ATGTGGCGTGCGGATGATGATAAGCCGAGCACTTCGACTGCCTCAGCAAGACCTCCGACTTCAAAACACGCAAGTGTCACAAATTTAGAACGATCTAAATCATCGACATCGCTTTTCAAACGGGCCATTAGTCTTCAA ttTCTCGCGAGAAAAACGGATAGCTTAGTGGACAGAGAGAAAGCGGCGTATATCAAAATGCGATATAAGGATACTGCAAAATATGTCATCTGGCCAATATGCAGACTTCCGGATAAAATAGAGCATCCA aaacatgcTCCGCTAGTCCCGACTCCGCACGATCCTCGAGCAGTTCTCATGGAGCCTGATCTGGAAGATCACAAGTCTCCATACATGCCAGCCACCATAAACCACGTTTTACGATCGGATTCCGAAGACTCGAGTGATGCGGAACAAGTGCTCGAGATGACACG TTGCTCTTCAACCGAATCTACCAGCCAGTGTTAG
- the ZK899.7 gene encoding RNA-directed DNA methylation 4 (Confirmed by transcript evidence), which produces MEMLHSAVERMDAFAEKYMAVRSKLTLGLIVMWAFDYFGKLFDSYIKRICGIRHGAVFYFPRRWLEDDDEVFDEIAENFELDDSSIDEQNQTINAKTDHMEEFEESLEDWEFASFDNMDDYETDSDDENKYIIEKMRSRYRAALTDPQHIAAYRANEVKRISNEIQCDEILLENGLIDPTDFGRSLMIEF; this is translated from the exons ATGGAGATGCTTCACAGTGCTGTGGAGCGAATGGATGCATTTGCAGAGAAGTATATG GCTGTTAGAAGCAAGTTGACATTAGGATTAATTGTTATGTGGGCGTTCGACTACTTCgggaaactttttgattccTACATCAAACGCATCTGCGGAATCAGGCATGGAGCTGTG TTTTACTTTCCTCGGCGATGGTTAGAAGATGATGACGAAGTATTCGATGAAATAGCGGAGAACTTTGAATTGGATGACTCTTCAATAGATGaacaaaatcaaacaattaatGCCAAAACAGATCACATGGAAGAATTTGAAGAATCTCTGGAGGACTGGGAATTCGCTTCGTTTGATAATATGGATGATTATGAAACTGACTCAGATGATGAGAATAAGtacattattgaaaaaatgcgcAGTCGTTACAGGGCTGCGTTGACAGATCCTCAACACATTGCTGCTTACAg agCCAACGAAGTGAAGCGAATTTCCAATGAAATTCAATGTGATGagattttgttggaaaacgGGCTCATTGATCCAACAGATTTTGGAAGATCACTTATGATTGAATTCTAA